The region AACCCCgtatttaatataatagagGTGTTATTGTACCTAAATATGATGGAGTCCAAATCGAAGGGATACTCAATTATTCCAGTAGTCGGAGCTCGAGCCCTGAGAATGTCCTGCTCCGTTGGTAGGTAGTCAGGCTTTTCTATACGTTCGAGATCGCTAAGATAACTGAAAAACAAACCAAGCCAACAGTGTTGATAGTGCATGCCATGCAAATataaaacaacaacaagaaaaaacaaaaaggaaaacataaaaaaaaaaaaaaaacaaggaaacaTAACGTGATTAATTTCGGTGGCGCGGTATTACAATTCCAACGCATGCTCCTCCTCTCGTTTCCAGTTTCTCCTAATAAAAAGAATCGTTACAACAGGGTATTACCATAACATTGGTAAGGTCCGTTGTGAAACTGTGCCAAAGAAaatgtgaatgaaaaattgatgtcaGGTAGAATCGATCCAATGATTAACCCAGACTAACGGAACAAAGGAACGTCCTTTCTAatcacggaaaaaaaaccttcTTCAATGGACGTTATCACCGGAAAAACTGTAAAACGAACGTAGACGATGCCTGTGGTACAGCGATCCGGCGCAAGGTATGCAATAAAAATcgagtaataataataataataataataacaataacaacaacaacaacaacaacagcaataaCGATAACAACAGCAATTAGTAACAATCAAATCAATATAAATGCAGACACAATGCGGGGATAGAAATTGACGCAGGCATCAGGCAGCAGGCAGGTTGTCGACGATCTTCCTCCACTCGTTATACCGACATACCTAAACCGGATTTCTTCCAAGTCAAACGGATATTCAATAATACCAGTTGTGGGTACTCTGACGCGCAAAATGTCCTGCTCCGTTGGTAGGTAGTTGGGCGCTGCGACCCGGTCTATCTCCATGAGGTAGCTGTAACATCAAACGCTCAATACCCGCAAGTCTATTCGACATATGATTTTATACTAGACTGAAAAATGAGGTCCATCGATCGTCAGTTTCCCGAAGaacaaaattggaaaaatatttctcgagCATGTCGTTTGATATgctgtaaattataataaaacaaTGAACAgggggaagaagaaaaaatataaattaacgGAAACGAGATGATACGTTACACGATATACGATTTCAACGAACTACAGAAAACAGTATCGCGCGGCATTAAAATTAGTCGTCTCGATTGCATTGGCTGAAACTTACTATCGTGCGAAATACCGTGATGTAACTTTTCTGacttcaaataatttacaCAACTTTTAACTGGGCTGTCTGTAAAAAGAATAAGCAGCAAACAAGATCGTGGGTGTAAATTAATGGTATGCTTTTGGTAGATGTATTTTCAACCAAGCGGCGAGTGAATTCGTCATGTTTTGATTGACGTAACAGCATTGAGATTAATTCTTTTCACAAAGCGGTCGCAGTCAGGTGAAGATACATCTCGTAAACTGTACTCGGCCGCGTTAGCTGTcagtgaataaaatgttttccAATTTGATCCGATAAATTTGTCATCATATGCCATACTTTGGATTATGACGATAACGAAATCGCCAAAGCACAGTTATTTCATGTATAACATGTTACCGGATTTATGATATTTACTACGTACTTTAATAATAGCAATCTACATCCcagagaattgaaaaaagatatCCCTTTTGTAAATCTGTTACAAGACAAGGAAGGTTACTGAAATTGTTTTACACAATTGTACGCGTGtaggaaaaattattgaaagcAAATGGTCCGAAGATGCAAAtgatatttgaataatgttAAGCCGTTGTCATCTTTGAGAGACGTTGGTTTTTCCTGACCACCCTTCTTATTCATGAGTATCTCGTGTTGTGGTCAGATGGTAACCAAAGTCAAAGGAGATTATATCGCTATCACTAAGCACGCCATTTGTGATGAAAGATATAATCGCTCTGCTTTACACCTGAATCCAGCTATTTGTGGATATGACTTTTTATCTTGTTACTATGCGAGTTGaacatttctctctctctctctctctctttctctttctctccctctctatcTCTGTCCCTCGCTCTCTCGTTGTTAGCACTACATTCGTATGAAGCTTTTGAGATATGTGCGTCACGGTATtgaagaaaagagagaggaaagaaaaagaaacaacattATTAGGGCATTGTtaatattctattacattGGAATCCGGGGCATGTCTGGAATTTACGGTATTCCTTCTGTttggttgataaaaaaaaaaaaaaaaaaccaaggaAACGCCAAGGTAATAGACcattaatatttgaaaaccTGTATAGAAATTAGTGAAAAATGACGTTTAACGTAACGGATAATTATTTCTTACTTGTTAAAATAGTATATTTCTTATAATAAGACGATGAACGACATTTTAAGCTATGGTAATCTATTTAAGCCTGTAAGAAAAAACactcaattttgaaacaacGATACACTGTCTCCGTAAAACTTGTATGGATAAaacttatatttatatacaagTTATTTCTACTTGTAATTGAATTGCGCTGATAGCGATACTCACTATTTCGCAGAATCTGTAAGCTGGTATTCTCGCCGACGGTCGTAACACTCCTGAATCCCAGCCTCTGCCCATAAGTCTTTTATCGCTTCTACATATGGGCTTTCAAATGTCGTTACTGTTTCAAAGTCTACGCTTCGTATAAGCTCTGCTTTTTCCTAAATGAAAGAAACATCGAATAGTAATTAGCGAATGATTTTAATTCCTAAAATAATCGTTTATTTACACACAATTTGATTTGCATTGACGAAAACTTATGAAATGACAACGATTTGCATTCGTAAAGTGTTTTTGTTTGATCAGACTCAGTCGTATGCCTACGACACGGACGGCATACTCAAGTTCCTAAATGAATAGAGTTTTGAAGTAGCTATGTTACTTACTATATTTGAAGATTCTGCGTATTGGATCTTGAGCAGATCCATGGCTCGGATCATTGACTGCATAGCCATGAATATATTTTGGTAAACCAGCTTGATAAACCCTCGTTTGTCTTCGTCCGAGTAACCAGAACCGTGAATGATTCTCATCTGTTTGATGAATGTAGATTTTCCCGACTCACCAGTgcctgaaaattatttcaatctttgttagaaaatttcattcgttgcaCATAAGATGATTATCTTATTATAGTTAAAATTAGTATCGCTCATATTTACAGTAGACTAATAAAGCGAAGTGCGCATCGCAAACTTAAAATTATCAAGTAAAGTAAAacagttatcattttttgtgGGCGAACGATAATATTCACATCTTGGTAGCAAATTTCATGCTCTAAATAAATGTAATAGATCTGACTGAACCTGATTTGAATCAAGTAATTTGTACTCTTGCGTCGACAAGTGAAATGAACGAGTTTGAGTAATTTGGAGAAGGAAATGATGGGTTTTTGTTCAAAGAAGTGAAAGGAAACGAATTTTAGATGAATTGAGAAAGtttgagaaaagaaatcaGATAAATTTAACATCTAGTACTATATTAACACGTTACAAATTTATCCGATAAATCCAGAACAAAGTAATTTGCTAACATAAAggccggaaaaaaaaaaaagatgaaacacagtgtaaaattgaatttgaaaatgctttTATGCTTCTAGACTATGAACCGCATCAACGCATTGAGCTGTTATATTTTCAACTATTGTTCATTTAATAATGAAATGCAATAGCTGTTCGAATTGAATGAGTACGTAGGGCGATTAAAGTGTTACATATAAATTGACAATTTGTACCACAATCTTCATCACAAAGCAACAACGCAACGATTACATTCATTTGTATAACTGAATAGAAGGTGACATGACGTTCTTTTTGATGAATAGAATGGAATAGAATAGAAtggaaatatatgtataggaaaaattaattatgatGTGTATACGCGTGCGAATTTGATTCGCTCTGGTTAATTGATCAAATCGGAAAACTGCAAAATAACTGTAAATatatcgaagaaaaattttggaaaatccaGTTTATAGAGGCATAATGATATCACTGGCCTCTTTACTTAAAtctagttattattattgtcatcgtcatcattatAAAAATCGTTATGTAATACCGAAAAGTCCTCACGCAACATGACAATAAGAGAATCAAAAAACTGGagataattaaatttcactcATACGTCGTTACATGAATTATGACCCTGTTAGAATAGAAAATTAATCGAAGCCGCATATTAATACGTTAATTTGATGCAATTCATCATTTTACTACTGACAAATTTACGTTACagtcgttgaaaatattaaattcaattcgaatttgttcaatttctttctacaatagctcattttattcagaagactaTTTTCTATGAAACCATTGAAACAGacttttgtgtttttttttctcacgatcAGTCATGGATTAAATCTTGCCATTTGTTGATTATGCAATCAATATCAATGCGACcttataaaattcaatactCAACAATGCCAATATCATAAAAACAGTGTTCCGAATAAAATAATCTGTCATAGTGTGAAATGGAGCGAATTCACAACAACTTCGATAATTTTGAACCGAttgtatatttgaataaaatgaagcATGGATATTCAACCATTTCTTAATTACAATTCCGGTATCTTTTGCTTTAATATTGTTCTACGAGTATCTtcttaattttcgaaaaataacatACCCAAGGTACGACTATTATTTGCTGGTAAAATTAATAAAGAGTACCGATTTTCAGTCAATCAACCCTCTTAACCAATGACCAGATAAAATGCTACTTGGGGCATAaaccataattttttaaacgacgaaagagaaagaaggtAGCGTTTGTTCGCCTTGGAAAAAgtcaaatataaataatatacaaatacgATAAAAACCGcaccaagaaataaaaattaatataagaattagtgaaaaaatagaaaaacagtgatttctgtaaaaaaaaaaaaaaaaaaacataatcaaCAATTGAATACAGGAGTCaagtgtaagaaaaaataagaaaaaaaaaaaaaaaacaagaccaCAACAGACAgacagataaataaataaataaataaataaataaatacactgTAAACGGGGTCGCAAAATTATCTCAAACAATATCGAAGTGCTAACTAATAAACTAATGTGCAATAAAATACAACAAATAATAGTACAAGAAATAcaagataaaatgaaataacagtgaatatagtgtaaaagagagagagagagagagagagagagagagagagagagagagagagagagagatcgaGCAGAAGCGAATCCTACGTAGACTCCACGCGCCGACGCGGAGACCCGTGTCAAAGAGGTGAAGAGTGTAGAGTGATGGAAAAGGGgttggggggaggggggatgaGGAGGTGGTATCGCGACGCCTCGCATCGCCTCCTCCTCATCTGCCGGTGAAAAGCATGAATGAACCGGCGGCCGGCCGAGCGGAGCCGAGTCGAGCCGAGTCGAGCCGAGCCGAGCACGAAAGCCGAGCTTGCGAGGAGAGAGCAAGGTGTGCTCTGTAGATGACGTTACGTGCCGTGAACCGACTGCCTGCCTGCCCCCCACCCCCAACGTCGAGGTAACAGCACGCATCTATCTCGTTCGCGGAGGAGGATGGGGTGTAAGAATACGTACATTAGGAATGATGAAAGAATTGCAGGGGCTGTAATATCTGTGATTTTTGATTAAGTATAATGTCTAATTTATAGAATTCCAAGTGTGGATGGATTAGGGAAAGATTGAAAAGTTCAGGACGTCGAATCACTGAGCGTGGAATCGTCGGAATTCGTCGAGATAAAGATTCTACATTCCGTAGTTGTATGTTCTGacatttgtatattttcaaattttatggTAGTCAAGACTTTCCAAGTTTTTATAATTCTACGAATTTGATTATcgcgtctttgaaaattcgatatttcagTACTTCGGTTATAAaccaaaattttatatttttcatccccaCCCAgttcaattaatcgatttgattttttctagATCTTTATCATAGCTGTGGACATTCGTTTCATAAATATTCTTCGACGTTgcattgtattattattattattattattattattattgtcaccATTACTATTCTTTTCGAGTTAAGTAGAATTATAGTTTTAATTGAATTGTGAAATAATACAGAATTCAGAAATGTTGTTATCGATAAGTATCAAAATTCATGCGGATGCTCAAGTTACAGCATAAAACTTGTACGCATGTGAATCGTTTTCGTAAAGTACAGTGATTTTATTCATCACACAGTGATTCgtagagagaaaagaaaaaaaataaataaataaaatgtactATCAATCAaatatacgtaaataattaattaggACCACTCCACGAATTTTAATCattacgtataataaaaattatatacaaaatttttcgtcacatTTCTCCTCCCGTATTATTAACGCTATATACGCATGTTTtaacatacataatatatagaaTTCGGATGAGAAGTTTTCTGTCATTGCGTAAgtataagaaattaaaatagaaacaTTCATGATCCGGAATGtattttccactttttttctACTGCTTCAACagctaaaaataaattatggttaaatttatttacgaaaaCGGATAATAAAGAATTTACGAAACAAGCAGACTTGATTTTTATCatagagaagaagaaaaattagagATATNNNNNNNNNNNNNNNNNNNNNNNNNNNNNNNNNNNNNNNNNNNNNNNNNNNNNNNNNNNNNNNNNNNNNNNNNNNNNNNNNNNNNNNNNNNNNNNNNNNNtctctctctctctctctctctctctctctctctctctctctctctctctctctctctcctctctctctcattctatCTCTTTCTATTGCCGTTCATCTGCTAATCTCGCATAGTCGTGAATTCCTCGCCAAGTTAGTTATGTAACAGGTATAATAAGCGCGTTTATAAGGTATTCGTATCGTAAgaacaaacacaaacacacacacacacacacacacacacacacattataCCCGACGAATAACGAAccaaagagaaagagaaagagaaagagagatcgAGCTGCTTCGCAGACTCGGTTCATTGTGAATCGGCGACGATCTTCGGCTCGATATTAATACAAAATTCTCGACAATCCGAATAGCCGCTAAAATTCCAACGATTCGGAGCCCCCaccaataaaaataaaataaaaaattgaattacataaaaaaaaaaaatttattaaacgaacgaaaaaaatgtatgcagaTAGATACTGATTAAATGTTCATCGTACTCGACTGTATAATACGTTGATTACATAATCGCGGATATGTCCCGAAAATAGAATTCACAACAATGTTCATACATTGTGACTAAATTTAACTGTGCAAGTAACTTGTAACATAAGAGGTATAAACGGAGTTCTGATCACACCAAACCATTTACTTGTAACGAATATctagttaattaattactaTACTCGATTTCCAAGATATTGTGGATAAGTatgcgaaaaattaattgtataCTTTTTACACGCATAACTAATTACACACGAAGTCACTACAATGTCAAGAATTAAATACCGAAGATATTACACTTCTTTTTTTGCAGCGTTATAACGAACGTATCGCTTAATACCGTCGAACATTCAATCAACTGTCAAGATTCTAATTTCGATCAAagggattaaattatttaaacagtCATTAGTACATAAATATAGTCGTGTAGGTATaccgtaataaaaaaataaaaaaaacatatatatatatatatatatatagatatgtaatATCGAACCGAATGAAACCTGCAAGAATGCTTTCGGTCAAATTTAGATTCCATTAGGGTAAACGAGATTTGTTTGAACCGAAATAACCTCAggggtgggaaaaaaaaaaaaaataattcaagttaCTCCCCCCGAAGCGagatttcattcttttttttccacatcaATGATGCTGCGGTAATTCGATGACTGCAGACTGTAAATTTCACGGAGTGATGAAATACACCGTATGATTGATTCGTGTGCAATAAACGATGCGTAAGAATTCAAAGCTGTTGCAGTTTAAAAATAAGGGTCACATCGCTCGAGGAGCAGCGACACAACTTACAGGGTGAGTCAGTacagagaaataaaagaaacttgtATTCACGACACTGCGCATATTTGCGTGTGCAACGTGTTGCAgatgtaattaaaatataacagATACAACATCTGCAGAGTTGATGAGGAAGGGGTTTGTGGTCAGAGTGTCGCGAATAATTTAAtatggtataatataatataataaaatgcgCGAACGTTCGGATTATACTCTTGCAGAATTAGTGGGATTTATCGCAAACAATGATCGTCGTCTTGTTACATCATCGCGTAAAATTTGCCCCTAGTCATAAACAAAGGAAATCGTTGTATGCCTGTGCCAAAAGTACCATTCATAAATTATATCCTCATATTACCATATCAGGTATGATCATTTTCATGTTATACGGAGTGCGCTCTGGTCAGCTGGTACCACGAATCGACGACCGAGTAATTTGTAAAACATAACCTCACGTTCCGTCACGTGGCGAAAAAAACTATATAAAAGAACTGTACGATATTTATTAAACACCCCTTGATGCCGACCAGAGTGGCTCACTTTCTACTAACGATATAACAAGATCACTTTCAAgcaaaaaattccaaatcgATTCGAAGAATGGTAAAGAAAATGATCCAGATTCTCGTGATAAGAACCCTTAAGATGATACTACAGTTaatctttaccgaccgagtaaaatgTCACATATTTCGACTATAATCAAAGCCTACGCATCACTGACGACGCAGCGAAGATGCCGCAGTCAGCGCAATTCTTCACACaataccgaaaacaaaacgatCGTTAAAAGCTGTTTAACATCATGCTGCAAAAGTAACTCAAGAAAATATATACCTGCGATATAAATTACCAACTCAACGATAAGAATGataaatttctataaattacCGTACCCCGTGAGATAAAACTTTCTCTCTACGATACGTGTATGTACTCGGCATTGCCCGTTAATGAATAGCCATATCCGGTTTATTTTCGCTGGATATCAGTAACGCTTCGACAATTTGAacggtacaaaaaaaagttgaaaaaagaggaaaaaaaaaaaaacgagtgaCGTTAAGCGCGGTCGGTAAGGTAGCGCGATCCTCGAAAATCGGTCACGTGAGGCGGGGTGCTCGAGAAATCACATGGATGTAATACCGCGTAGGCGGCGTAGGCGCCGATCGCGCGGCCTTTCCGCGTCTCCGCGACTCCGTCGATAAAGTAGGAAGTATACGGAAAGGCGAAAAGACGCGAGGCGGCGCGGAAGACGAGTCGCGTAGTATCCTCCTCCTTGCCTCCTCGCCTACCGGCTAGATTCAGAGCGTAAACTTCCTGGGGCGGGCAGGccggtcctcctcctccgctcCGCGTCGTGCCGGGTTCGGTCGATAGACGCCGACGAGCCCCACCCGCCGTATCGGAGAGCCCGACCAAACGACCGACAGACCGTGTTTAGCCGGCCGCCCGTACCGTACACGGTTTGTCTATTCGGTTTTTGGCCGACTGAACGGACGGGGTTCGCTAAAACGTCGAATGGAATCAGGGATAATTTTAAATGGGGAAACTTCGAACCCTAACTAACCTCTCCCTAGTCGGGTTGCACTATTATTCCCAATCAATATACATTGTCCCCCgcataattctttttttctttttctttctttcgataGGGGTGAAAAACTAGAATTGCTGATTCGTAGGAGGAACGGAATATCACCGAATTTCCATAtaggcgaaaattttattcgtacaATTTAGTAATGTGGAAAGTTCGAGTGAGGATAATTGAAAACGTAGGTAGTCGAAGTACAGAAAAAcgtggtataaaaaaaaaatttcaacatttttaaattcgatgATCTTTCgatctttctatatttttaccccCCGACAACATTAGCACCATTTTGTGTGACACAATGTACGTTAGGGCGGTCATTATATTGaacattttcgaaatttgacccGGATGCCCCTTAAATTGGTTaccaataaataaataaataaataaataaataggaTTTGCCATTTGAAatctacatattttttaatcgacTTTTGGTTTCTAACATATACGTTGATGGTGGGAGGAGTAACTATTTGCAGAAAATTTATAAGCGTAAGAAATCAATCAGCATTGATGCTactatttgataaaaatatcagcATCGTTAAATGGAGGATTTTATatcgatataattattatccgCTGACACCAAAGTCacaaataaatcaaattccaATTTATAGACGATGTTGATACTTTATTATACGTTAGAATCAATGCTCGCTGACTTCTAACAATAACAGATCTTTTTGGAAACAACTAGTAGTAAttagtggtaaaaaaaaaaatcgcgataaatcattttcataGATAACCATCAGATTTTGGAAACTTGAAACTTCTTCAGTCATCCTAGAATTGAAGgacgttgattttttttttgctattttttttgaatatacgaatgacgttaacgttactaacttcgacCTCGTTGAGACTTTGAAGGTGTAATCgaggaatttttcttttttttttcttcttttttaatgTGAAACGTATTTCGTTTAATGCCGCGTTTGCCGCACATTTTCAGTACCATTCAAAAATCAAGAAGTAGCGacgtttttttccatcaaaaagTATAGCGTTACATTAACTTTACAATTTACATACTTCAACCTTACTGCATGGCAGCATGAAAAAACGCGGCCGTTCGATTAAAGCAAACCGGCCACGGCACATGATTTACAAAGTCAAAGTTCCCACGAGGTTAAAGTACAAGATTTGGTAAGGTTAACGTAACGAAGTATCGAGAATAAAGAAACAATATCACTTCGTCACTTTAGAATGACTTATCAGATGAGTTGATTTGAGTTTTAATTGCATAACATTTAATTACGTTTCATAGTTTAACCTTTTGTATCACACATTATTGAGCCGAGTTAACTTTTACAACAAGATATTATTGTACAGAGTTTTTTctccgaatttgaaattttcgtccgccatattgaaatttttaaaccccTATTTCAGACTCGTCATCagcaaattcgaaaacttatataatttaatacgTGAAACCATGTATATTCCTAGTAATTCTAATCGGTGacactttcgaaaattaaaatatcgaataattcgtctttcgttattttattttcgcatgttCAAGATATATCGATATATCGGCCATTAACGATGAATCTTGAATCGGAAAATTATTGTTACGTGCATGCATCTAAAgttattttgttaaaaaacgtatataaaatttacagaaaattcaatttcaacaattgtCACACCTGCATTCAACTatcatacgtgtatatatatatatatatacgcgaaGTACATTTCTGGGCGTTAAAAAGtttcgcaatacgaatgcagtgggatatgtatgtatatataatgatGGTATGATAAATATGGCCTAGCCTGCCTGCAGAGGCACCTGAAAAATCCGACCTCGGATGGAAAACCACTTTAAACTTCCCGCCACCGCCGCCGCAAAACACAAAATGCTGCCCGAGGCACTTTCGGCTGACCctcgaattgaatttgattaaAACACATCCCCCTCCCCTGTATacgggggagaaaaaaaaaagaaaaaaaaaaaaagaaaaaaaaagaaaaagaaaaaagcaaataTGCAAACACCGCCGCAAATTTCCaccatgaaaaatatttttgcgcGGAAATATCGTTTTGCTGATCGCGTGTCGTTTTTACAAATgtcaaaagtattttcaattatgaataaaagataaaaaaaaaaaaaaaaaaagtgtaaacgATATGAATTATCGACTACTCAAAATGTTCGCCACGTTTCGTAATGTAGTTGCATCTGTTTTTTAACACAACAATAGTAATCTCAAGTTGCACGTTGTCCACAAATCGTCTTATTAgcttttaaatttaaaataaatagggctttgatttttggttttttcttttggttctttttttatcttggACCCGATTCGATTTACGTGATTTCTGCGCGTGTAAATTgacgaaattcaaattttctttcttcgcaTTCTACTCAATGCGACTTCTCCACGGCACGATTTATTTTCgctcgggaaaaaaaaaaaaaaaaaaaagaaaagaaaagaaaacaagaaactCAACACATTGCAATTAATCTTACTAATGCAGGATATGTTAATGCGGTACGTGTGATTATGCagatataaataaacataaataTTTCCTTCGTGTAATGAATTCTAAGCACTTTTCCTTCTATATTTATACGTGCATAAGCTGCATAATAGAAAGTAAGTCAAAATTTCCCACAAAATCAGTGAAACAGGAGTTAAATTTTCTGTACTGATCAGTGatgattgaaagaaaaaaaaaaaataaaaacttaaaAGTTAATTCTTTCCGTATTAAACgggtaaaaatatacatatatatatatatatatatgtgtggaTGACAAATACATTGTACGAAAAACTTCGTTTCGGTTagaattcgaaatattttttttataaaattcaactACTCAATAATTATACTCAATGATCGCATATTCATCTTACAAATGTTGCTGCAAAAGcattgatgaaaaaagattAGGAATTCCTTTTATCTGTTGttatatatgattatattatcttatatttatttatttatttatttttgcataaAATATAACGATTGGTATGCACGGTGAAGAATATGAAAAGAATTACAGTGCTTCAGATAAAATGAGTAGGATACTTAGAAACAGAGAAGACATAAAAGGTTCTT is a window of Neodiprion pinetum isolate iyNeoPine1 chromosome 4, iyNeoPine1.2, whole genome shotgun sequence DNA encoding:
- the Galphaq gene encoding guanine nucleotide-binding protein G(q) subunit alpha isoform X6, with translation MACCLSEEAKEQKRINQEIERQLRRDKRDARRELKLLLLGTGESGKSTFIKQMRIIHGSGYSDEDKRGFIKLVYQNIFMAMQSMIRAMDLLKIQYAESSNIEKAELIRSVDFETVTTFESPYVEAIKDLWAEAGIQECYDRRREYQLTDSAKYYLMEIDRVAAPNYLPTEQDILRVRVPTTGIIEYPFDLEEIRFSYLSDLERIEKPDYLPTEQDILRARAPTTGIIEYPFDLDSIIFRMVDVGGQRSERRKWIHCFENVTSIIFLVALSEYDQILFESENENRMEESKALFKTIITYPWFQHSSVILFLNKKDLLEEKILYSHLVDYFPEYEGPQKEATSAREFILRMFVDLNPDAEKIIYSHFTCATDTENIKLVFCAVKDTIMQSALKEFNLA
- the Galphaq gene encoding guanine nucleotide-binding protein G(q) subunit alpha isoform X5; amino-acid sequence: MACCLSEEAKEQKRINQEIERQLRRDKRDARRELKLLLLGTGESGKSTFIKQMRIIHGSGYSDEDKRGFIKLVYQNIFMAMQSMIRAMDLLKIQYAESSNIEKAELIRSVDFETVTTFESPYVEAIKDLWAEAGIQECYDRRREYQLTDSAKYYLMEIDRVAAPNYLPTEQDILRVRVPTTGIIEYPFDLEEIRFSYLSDLERIEKPDYLPTEQDILRARAPTTGIIEYPFDLDSIIFRMVDVGGQRSERRKWIHCFENVTSIIFLVALSEYDQILFESENENRMEESKALFKTIITYPWFQHSSVILFLNKKDLLEEKILYSHLVDYFPEYEGPQKEATSAREFILRMFVDLNPDAEKIIYSHFTCATDTENIRFVFAAVKDTILQSNLKEYNLV